One Streptomyces sp. R28 DNA window includes the following coding sequences:
- a CDS encoding ABC transporter substrate-binding protein has product MPVSRRALAAAFAVCVVLPLSACGSGGGDGGTADASGKIEGDITFQTWNLRANFKPYFEGLIADFEKKYPGTHVKWIDQPAEGYADKISADAAGGTLPDVVNVSPDLVAPLAKAGLALDLDKAAPQYEKEYLSGAWAGHRIPGMTGTYAFPWYLNTGPLFYNKSLFKEAGLDAGQPPKTYDEVFDAALKMAEKTDGKVATLANVPTIEDFGRYGVELMNKEGTAFSFNNAKGVELLTKYKELYDAKALDPQALTATPESSGKKFLTGAVAMNPGSALDLGNFKKQAPNLYRNIGITDQITSTGHVNMYVMGVMVNARTKRAPAAVAFAHYVTDAEHQMSFAKQVAIFPSTAGSLDDPYFTKEDGTDETRVRVAAAKSLKNAVNYTPVLFSEQMKTELRNEVAKALQGKESPKEALDNAVEACNRLLQQQG; this is encoded by the coding sequence GTGCCTGTTTCCCGTAGAGCCCTCGCTGCCGCATTCGCCGTCTGTGTCGTCCTGCCGCTCAGCGCCTGCGGCTCGGGAGGAGGCGACGGCGGCACGGCCGACGCCTCCGGCAAGATCGAGGGCGACATCACCTTTCAGACCTGGAATCTCCGCGCCAACTTCAAGCCGTACTTCGAAGGCCTGATCGCCGACTTCGAGAAGAAGTACCCCGGCACCCATGTGAAGTGGATCGACCAGCCCGCCGAGGGCTACGCCGACAAGATCAGCGCCGACGCGGCCGGCGGCACCCTCCCGGACGTCGTCAACGTCTCGCCCGACCTGGTCGCCCCGCTCGCCAAGGCGGGCCTCGCGCTCGACCTGGACAAGGCGGCGCCCCAGTACGAGAAGGAGTACCTGTCCGGCGCCTGGGCCGGCCATCGGATACCGGGCATGACGGGCACGTACGCCTTTCCCTGGTATCTCAACACCGGCCCGCTCTTCTACAACAAGTCCCTCTTCAAGGAGGCGGGGCTCGACGCCGGGCAGCCGCCGAAGACGTACGACGAGGTCTTCGACGCCGCGTTGAAGATGGCGGAGAAGACCGACGGCAAGGTCGCCACGCTCGCCAACGTGCCCACCATCGAGGACTTCGGCCGCTACGGCGTCGAGCTGATGAACAAGGAGGGCACCGCTTTCTCCTTCAACAACGCAAAGGGAGTCGAACTCCTCACCAAGTACAAGGAGTTGTACGACGCCAAGGCCCTCGACCCGCAGGCGCTGACCGCCACCCCCGAGTCGTCCGGCAAGAAATTCCTCACCGGGGCCGTCGCCATGAACCCCGGCAGCGCACTGGACCTCGGCAACTTCAAGAAGCAGGCGCCCAACCTGTACAGGAACATCGGGATCACCGACCAGATCACCAGCACCGGGCACGTCAACATGTACGTGATGGGCGTGATGGTCAACGCGCGGACGAAGCGTGCGCCCGCCGCGGTCGCCTTCGCCCACTACGTCACCGACGCCGAGCACCAGATGTCCTTCGCCAAGCAGGTCGCCATCTTCCCCAGCACCGCCGGCTCGCTCGACGACCCGTACTTCACCAAGGAGGACGGCACCGACGAGACGCGTGTGCGGGTCGCCGCGGCCAAGTCCCTGAAGAACGCCGTCAATTACACGCCCGTGCTGTTCAGCGAGCAGATGAAGACCGAGCTGCGCAACGAGGTCGCCAAGGCGTTGCAGGGCAAGGAGAGCCCGAAGGAAGCTCTTGACAACGCCGTCGAGGCCTGCAACCGGCTTCTCCAGCAGCAGGGATAG
- a CDS encoding glycosyl hydrolase: MPSAVRFGVNYTPSEGWFHHWLDFDLDSVRADLDSIAALGLDHIRVFPLWPYFQPNRSLIRPTAVEQLVQLVDAAAERGLDVNVDGLQGHLSSFDFLPAWTRTWHRRNLFTDPDVLDGQAAYLRTLAAALADRPGFLGMTLGNEVNQFSAGPHPDPDRATEAEIDRWLARMLAACEEGAPGRLHLHAEYDATWYQDDQPFTPAQAARHGAVTAVHSWVFNGTAQRHGRNSVQTEHHAAYLVELSKAWADDPHRPVWLQEVGAPAPLVPPEQAAAFTEATVANALDCPDLWGITWWCSHDVSRELADFPELEYGLGLLTNDRKPKDTAGVLARAAGERHAYAPAPRTIALVVPADPARRSSCGPGSPVFDAFFRLTADGARPTTVLDTRADDQDHLAARGITEVVTSDQVLPAPQGLPGGTRS, from the coding sequence ATGCCTTCTGCCGTGCGCTTCGGCGTCAACTACACCCCCAGCGAAGGGTGGTTCCACCACTGGCTCGACTTCGACCTCGACTCCGTACGCGCCGACCTCGACTCCATCGCGGCGCTGGGCCTCGACCACATCCGGGTGTTCCCGCTGTGGCCCTACTTCCAGCCGAATCGTTCGCTGATTCGGCCCACGGCCGTCGAGCAACTCGTACAGCTCGTCGACGCCGCCGCCGAACGCGGCCTCGACGTCAACGTGGACGGTCTGCAGGGCCACTTGAGCAGCTTCGACTTCCTCCCGGCCTGGACCCGGACCTGGCACCGCCGGAACCTGTTCACCGACCCGGACGTCCTCGACGGCCAGGCGGCCTACCTGCGCACCCTCGCCGCCGCCCTGGCCGACCGGCCGGGCTTCCTCGGCATGACCCTCGGCAACGAGGTCAACCAGTTCTCGGCGGGCCCGCATCCCGACCCCGACCGGGCGACCGAGGCGGAGATCGACCGCTGGCTGGCACGCATGCTCGCCGCCTGCGAGGAGGGCGCCCCCGGGCGGCTGCACCTGCACGCCGAGTACGACGCCACCTGGTACCAGGACGACCAGCCGTTCACCCCCGCCCAGGCCGCCCGGCACGGAGCCGTCACGGCCGTGCACTCCTGGGTCTTCAACGGCACCGCCCAGCGCCACGGCCGCAACTCCGTGCAGACCGAGCATCATGCCGCGTACCTCGTCGAGCTGAGCAAGGCCTGGGCCGACGACCCGCATCGCCCGGTCTGGCTCCAGGAGGTCGGCGCGCCCGCACCCCTGGTCCCGCCCGAGCAGGCCGCCGCCTTCACCGAGGCGACCGTCGCGAACGCCCTGGACTGTCCCGACCTGTGGGGCATCACCTGGTGGTGCTCGCACGACGTGTCCCGTGAGCTGGCCGACTTCCCCGAACTCGAATACGGGCTGGGCCTGTTGACCAATGACCGCAAGCCCAAGGACACGGCCGGTGTGCTGGCGCGGGCGGCCGGCGAGCGGCACGCGTACGCGCCCGCGCCGCGGACCATCGCGCTCGTCGTTCCCGCCGACCCGGCCAGGCGCTCGTCCTGCGGCCCCGGCAGCCCCGTCTTCGACGCCTTCTTCCGGCTCACCGCCGACGGCGCCCGCCCCACCACCGTCCTCGACACCCGCGCGGACGACCAGGACCACCTCGCCGCGCGCGGCATCACCGAGGTCGTCACTTCCGATCAGGTACTCCCCGCCCCACAAGGACTCCCAGGAGGCACCCGCTCGTGA
- a CDS encoding endo-beta-N-acetylglucosaminidase, with translation MNPTRRTVLLAGAAAALLPPTSSPATAAPRTKAAALQPYASYWYPDSLPSGTPGTGISWRSLKSWRPADDPDLALNAATVPLAPRFTPTPVNTTARAGQARVQSLVSFGPTAGNPSQGSATAEYYALTHWAYIDELVFWGGSSGEGLILAPNAPIVDAAHRHGVPVLGNVFLPPVAYGGQLQWTRDLVQKDAAGRYPLAERLVAVADAYGFDGWFVNAETSGGNAALGADMLGFMRRLKALAKAEGQRVTWYDSMTVNGAVSWQGALDSQNEAFFRAADDMFVDFRWTAAKLTSSGQRAQQLGRSRYELWAGVDVEANGWNSSVNWDAIVPRDKAHVVSVGFYRPEWTRNHLRADGRTPEAFHAADDRFWTGRSLDPSRPDGTDGWRAAALSVADRSTVAAVPFASVFNTGHGLRWYEDGEVTSDAPWNHLGLQDRLPSRRWAVHTEGRRPAVHFDFADAWRGGSSVLVDGELDEPAVVQVYATRLPLTADTVVELTHRTDAGSVHVELAVATAEPTAPAATPPYTYFPVTSADGWQTSTVRLTGLTGTVHAIGVRLTAADGAPVRWRLGGLAVRDTPHTPAAPTALRITAASGGDLRFAWSPAPGDVRHHTLHRLLADGTRRFLGGTCQRAFFAGRLRPEQGEEEARFELRAVGELYTTSAPATVTHRW, from the coding sequence GTGAACCCCACCAGACGCACCGTCCTGCTCGCCGGCGCCGCGGCCGCCCTGCTGCCGCCGACCTCCTCGCCCGCGACGGCCGCCCCCAGGACGAAGGCAGCCGCGCTCCAGCCGTACGCCTCCTACTGGTACCCCGACTCGCTGCCCTCCGGCACCCCGGGCACCGGAATCAGCTGGCGCAGCCTGAAGTCCTGGCGTCCGGCCGACGACCCGGACCTCGCCCTCAACGCGGCGACCGTGCCGCTCGCCCCGCGCTTCACCCCGACTCCGGTGAACACGACCGCCCGCGCCGGTCAGGCCCGCGTCCAGTCCCTCGTGTCCTTCGGGCCCACCGCCGGCAACCCTTCCCAGGGCTCGGCCACCGCCGAGTACTACGCCCTCACCCACTGGGCGTACATCGACGAGCTGGTCTTCTGGGGCGGCTCGTCGGGGGAGGGGCTGATCCTCGCGCCGAACGCGCCGATCGTCGACGCCGCCCACCGGCATGGTGTGCCCGTCCTCGGCAACGTCTTCCTGCCACCCGTCGCCTACGGCGGGCAGTTGCAGTGGACCCGCGACCTGGTGCAGAAGGACGCGGCCGGGCGGTATCCGCTGGCCGAACGGCTGGTCGCGGTCGCGGACGCGTACGGGTTCGACGGGTGGTTCGTCAACGCCGAGACGAGCGGCGGGAACGCCGCGCTGGGTGCGGACATGCTGGGTTTCATGCGCCGGTTGAAGGCGCTCGCCAAGGCCGAGGGCCAGCGGGTGACCTGGTACGACTCGATGACCGTGAACGGGGCCGTGAGCTGGCAGGGGGCGCTCGACTCCCAGAACGAGGCGTTCTTCCGGGCGGCCGACGACATGTTCGTCGACTTCCGGTGGACGGCTGCGAAGCTGACCTCGTCGGGGCAGCGGGCCCAGCAACTGGGCCGTAGCCGCTATGAGTTGTGGGCGGGCGTCGACGTCGAGGCGAACGGCTGGAACTCGTCCGTGAACTGGGACGCGATCGTGCCGCGCGACAAGGCGCACGTCGTGTCGGTCGGCTTCTACCGGCCCGAGTGGACGCGCAATCACCTGCGGGCGGACGGGCGCACACCGGAGGCCTTCCACGCCGCCGACGACCGGTTCTGGACCGGGCGGTCGCTGGATCCGTCGCGGCCGGACGGTACGGACGGCTGGCGGGCGGCGGCGTTGTCCGTGGCCGACCGGTCGACGGTCGCGGCGGTGCCGTTCGCGAGCGTGTTCAACACCGGGCACGGGCTGCGGTGGTACGAGGACGGGGAGGTGACGTCGGACGCGCCGTGGAACCACCTGGGCCTGCAGGACCGGCTGCCGTCCCGGCGCTGGGCCGTGCACACCGAGGGACGGCGGCCCGCTGTGCACTTCGACTTCGCGGACGCGTGGCGTGGCGGGAGCAGCGTGCTCGTCGACGGTGAGTTGGACGAGCCCGCGGTGGTGCAGGTGTATGCGACCCGGCTGCCGCTCACCGCGGACACGGTCGTCGAGCTGACCCACCGGACCGACGCGGGGAGCGTACACGTCGAGCTGGCCGTCGCCACCGCCGAACCCACCGCTCCGGCGGCCACACCGCCGTACACCTACTTCCCCGTGACCTCGGCCGACGGCTGGCAGACCTCGACCGTACGGCTCACCGGCCTGACCGGCACCGTGCACGCGATCGGCGTCCGGCTCACCGCGGCCGACGGCGCACCCGTGCGGTGGCGGCTCGGCGGCCTCGCGGTGCGCGACACCCCGCACACACCCGCCGCGCCCACCGCCCTGCGCATCACCGCGGCCTCGGGCGGCGACCTGCGCTTCGCCTGGAGCCCGGCCCCCGGCGACGTACGCCACCACACCCTCCACCGCCTCCTGGCCGACGGCACCCGACGCTTCCTCGGCGGCACCTGTCAGCGCGCGTTCTTCGCCGGTCGCCTGCGACCCGAACAGGGCGAGGAGGAGGCACGGTTCGAACTGCGCGCCGTAGGGGAGCTCTACACCACGTCGGCCCCCGCGACCGTCACCCACCGCTGGTAA
- a CDS encoding carbohydrate ABC transporter permease yields MATSTVSRARRPAPKVRRPEQRVRRQLATSPWLFAAPGLLIAGAFILYPFVSTLVNAFTDRRTLIPGRFVGLANFRELLNDDMFWIGLRNSTLYVVGVVPALVVLPLLLALLVQKNIPGITFFRSAFYTPVVASIVVVGLIWVWLLDERGLVNSLLEAIGVGRVGFLSDQWLLLSSAMAVTVWKGLGYYMIIYLAALANVPRELHEAAAVDGAGAVRRFLTVTVPAVRSTMVLVGALSSVAAFKVFSEVYLMAGPSGGPAGEDTTLVMLVQRTGTGLTGRVGYASAISVVVFVVTVALMLLVLRADRRDES; encoded by the coding sequence ATGGCCACCTCGACCGTCTCCCGGGCGCGGCGCCCGGCGCCCAAGGTGCGGCGCCCGGAGCAGCGAGTGCGGCGCCAACTGGCAACCAGCCCATGGCTGTTCGCGGCCCCGGGACTGCTGATCGCCGGCGCCTTCATCCTGTACCCGTTCGTCTCCACGCTGGTCAACGCCTTCACCGACCGCCGCACCCTGATCCCGGGCCGGTTCGTGGGCCTCGCCAACTTCCGCGAGCTGCTGAACGACGACATGTTCTGGATCGGTCTGCGCAACAGCACGCTCTATGTCGTCGGCGTCGTCCCCGCCCTCGTCGTCCTGCCCCTACTGCTCGCGCTGCTGGTGCAGAAGAACATCCCCGGCATCACCTTCTTCCGGTCCGCCTTCTACACCCCGGTCGTCGCCTCGATCGTCGTGGTCGGGCTGATCTGGGTGTGGCTGCTCGACGAGCGGGGCCTGGTGAACTCGCTCCTGGAGGCCATCGGGGTCGGCCGCGTCGGTTTTCTCAGCGACCAGTGGCTGCTGCTGTCGAGCGCCATGGCCGTGACGGTCTGGAAGGGCCTCGGCTACTACATGATCATTTATCTGGCCGCGCTCGCCAACGTACCGCGCGAGCTGCACGAGGCGGCGGCCGTCGACGGAGCGGGCGCCGTCCGCCGCTTCCTCACGGTCACCGTGCCCGCCGTCCGCTCCACGATGGTCCTGGTCGGGGCGCTCTCCTCGGTCGCCGCGTTCAAGGTGTTCTCCGAGGTGTATCTGATGGCCGGCCCGAGCGGCGGCCCGGCGGGCGAGGACACCACCCTCGTCATGCTCGTCCAGCGCACCGGCACCGGACTGACCGGCCGCGTCGGTTATGCCTCGGCCATCTCGGTCGTCGTCTTCGTCGTCACCGTCGCCCTGATGCTGCTAGTGCTGCGCGCGGACCGGAGGGACGAGTCATGA
- a CDS encoding carbohydrate ABC transporter permease — protein sequence MSVLEKVRPAASRPAVAREPRVTDEHGRRVRAGELVLRYLLLLAVLALTVGPFLWQLSTSLKGPTEDIFSSPPKFLPGDPTLHNYERVADTIPVWDYALNSLKVATANVVTNCAGSALAGYALARLRYRGRRAATLAFVLAMLVPVEGIIIAQFTTMRELGLNNTLIGVILPGCIGAMNVLLMRNAFLNLPYEIEEAAYVDGADVWQRFLRIALPSVKGTVAVVAIFAFMGAWDDFLWPLIVLSDPSKFTLTIGLNYLHGTFAGDERLVAAGTIIAVAPLIALFACLQRYFFRGVGEGAVKG from the coding sequence ATGAGCGTGCTGGAGAAGGTACGGCCCGCCGCTTCGAGGCCGGCCGTCGCCCGCGAACCCCGCGTCACCGACGAACACGGCCGCCGCGTCCGCGCAGGGGAACTCGTCCTGCGCTATCTGCTCCTGCTCGCCGTACTCGCCCTCACCGTCGGCCCGTTCCTCTGGCAGCTGTCGACCTCGCTCAAGGGCCCCACCGAGGACATCTTCAGCTCCCCGCCGAAGTTCCTGCCCGGCGACCCCACCCTGCACAACTACGAGCGGGTCGCCGACACCATCCCCGTCTGGGACTACGCCCTCAATTCGCTGAAGGTCGCCACCGCCAACGTCGTCACCAACTGCGCCGGCTCGGCACTCGCCGGCTACGCCCTCGCCCGGCTGCGCTACCGGGGCCGCCGCGCGGCCACCCTGGCCTTCGTCCTGGCGATGCTCGTGCCCGTGGAGGGCATCATCATCGCCCAGTTCACGACCATGCGGGAGCTCGGCCTCAACAACACCCTCATCGGCGTGATCCTGCCCGGCTGCATCGGTGCCATGAACGTCCTGCTGATGCGCAACGCCTTCCTCAACCTGCCGTACGAGATCGAGGAGGCGGCCTACGTCGACGGCGCCGACGTCTGGCAGCGGTTCCTGCGGATCGCGCTGCCGTCCGTGAAGGGGACCGTCGCCGTCGTCGCGATCTTCGCCTTCATGGGCGCCTGGGACGACTTCCTGTGGCCGCTCATCGTGCTGAGCGACCCGTCCAAGTTCACGCTGACCATCGGCCTCAACTATCTGCACGGCACCTTCGCGGGCGACGAACGCCTCGTCGCCGCCGGCACGATCATCGCCGTCGCCCCGCTGATCGCCCTCTTCGCCTGTCTGCAGCGGTACTTCTTCCGCGGGGTCGGCGAGGGCGCCGTCAAGGGCTGA
- a CDS encoding LacI family DNA-binding transcriptional regulator, whose translation MSGKRSPARRPTMKDIARHAGVSQSAVSFALNGRPGVSEETRDRVRRVAEELGWRPSTAARALSGEGAATVGFVLARPADTLGVDSFFLQLVSGIQEVLAERHLGLLFQVVEDVADECAVYRRWWAEHRVDGVLVVDPRTDDPRPDLLDELGLPAVVIGGAPDERHPGLSTVWADDAGAMASVVDGLYALGHRRIVHIAGLPGLAHTERRIRTLRAEAGRRGLSEVRSVTTDYSDAEGAAVTRRVLEGTAPPTALIYDNDVMAVAGAAAAAELGFSVPADVSVVSWEDSALCRMVKPWLSALSRDSVEFGRTAARELTALVDGGSARAVRVPVPRLIERGSTGVARGG comes from the coding sequence ATGTCAGGCAAGCGCTCACCGGCCCGTCGGCCGACGATGAAGGACATAGCGCGACACGCGGGGGTCTCCCAGAGCGCCGTCTCCTTCGCCTTGAACGGCCGGCCCGGCGTGTCGGAGGAGACCCGCGACCGGGTGCGGCGGGTCGCCGAGGAGCTGGGCTGGCGGCCCAGTACGGCGGCACGCGCCCTGTCCGGGGAGGGTGCGGCGACGGTGGGCTTCGTGCTGGCGCGTCCGGCCGACACGCTGGGCGTGGACTCCTTCTTCCTGCAGCTCGTGTCGGGCATCCAGGAGGTGCTGGCGGAGCGTCATCTCGGCCTGCTCTTCCAGGTGGTGGAGGACGTCGCCGACGAGTGCGCGGTGTACCGGCGCTGGTGGGCCGAGCACCGTGTGGACGGCGTCCTGGTCGTCGACCCCCGCACCGACGATCCCCGCCCGGACCTGCTCGACGAACTCGGCCTGCCCGCCGTGGTGATCGGCGGCGCACCCGACGAACGCCACCCCGGCCTCTCGACCGTCTGGGCGGACGACGCGGGCGCGATGGCGTCGGTCGTGGACGGCCTCTACGCCCTGGGCCACCGGCGGATCGTGCACATCGCCGGTCTGCCGGGGCTCGCCCACACCGAGCGCCGGATCCGCACCCTGCGCGCCGAGGCCGGGCGCCGTGGCCTGTCCGAGGTGAGGTCGGTGACCACCGACTACTCCGACGCCGAGGGCGCGGCGGTCACCCGCCGGGTGCTGGAGGGCACCGCTCCCCCGACCGCCCTGATCTACGACAACGACGTGATGGCCGTCGCCGGGGCGGCCGCCGCGGCCGAACTCGGGTTCTCCGTACCGGCGGACGTCTCGGTGGTGTCCTGGGAGGACTCGGCGCTGTGCCGCATGGTCAAGCCGTGGCTGTCGGCCCTGTCCCGGGACAGCGTGGAGTTCGGCCGCACGGCGGCGCGTGAACTGACCGCCCTCGTGGACGGGGGGTCGGCGCGGGCGGTGCGGGTGCCGGTGCCGCGGTTGATCGAGCGGGGCAGTACGGGGGTGGCGCGGGGCGGGTGA
- a CDS encoding alpha-L-fucosidase — MAVSRRVFVATAAVLAATGVSRPASAAPAAAAEDPRSRIPVSPDDTEADLVRKASQVRPTARHIAWQRLERTAFLHFGVNTFTGLEWGTGDEDPDVFQPAGLDTDQWARALRDGGFRLAILTVKHHDGFVLHQSRYTDHSVASSSWQGGQGDVLRSFADSMRRHGIKVGVYISPADENQYLHGVYANGSARTGHTIPTLVDGDDRTPPRTYTLPATDYGAHMLNQLYEVLTEYGPIDEVWFDGAQGRIPPDKVEKYDWDSWYTLVRSLAPDAAIAVSGPDVRWVGNEGGLAREDEWSVVPVREKDYGRTDYALNYDAPDMGSRAALVKAQPVADFLQWWPAECDVSIRDGWFYHPDQQPKSVEQLTDIYFRSVGRNSVLLLNIPPDTDGLLPAVDVVRLREFRERVDRELPEDLARGGRTTASPGRVTVDLGREREVDRIRLAEDIRYGQQVESFVVEAQRDGAWTEVIGAGTIGASRILLLAVPVRARRWRVRVTGSRAEARLVEFGLYRSRV, encoded by the coding sequence ATGGCCGTTTCCCGACGTGTCTTCGTCGCGACAGCCGCCGTCCTCGCCGCGACCGGCGTGAGCAGACCCGCCTCGGCGGCACCCGCCGCGGCGGCTGAGGACCCCCGCTCCCGCATCCCCGTCAGCCCTGACGACACCGAGGCCGACCTCGTCCGCAAGGCGTCCCAAGTCCGCCCCACCGCACGGCATATCGCCTGGCAGCGCCTGGAACGCACCGCGTTCCTGCACTTCGGCGTGAACACCTTCACCGGCCTGGAGTGGGGCACCGGCGACGAGGACCCGGACGTGTTCCAGCCGGCCGGCCTCGACACCGACCAGTGGGCCCGCGCCCTGCGCGACGGCGGCTTCCGGCTCGCCATCCTCACCGTCAAGCACCACGACGGCTTCGTGCTCCACCAGTCCCGCTACACCGACCACTCGGTGGCCTCCAGCAGTTGGCAGGGCGGCCAGGGCGACGTCCTGCGTTCCTTCGCGGACTCCATGCGGCGCCACGGCATCAAGGTCGGCGTCTACATCTCACCCGCCGACGAGAACCAGTACCTCCACGGCGTCTACGCCAACGGCAGCGCCCGCACCGGCCACACCATCCCCACCCTCGTCGACGGCGACGACCGCACTCCGCCACGGACGTACACCCTCCCGGCCACCGACTACGGCGCCCACATGCTCAACCAGCTCTACGAGGTCCTCACCGAGTACGGCCCGATCGACGAGGTCTGGTTCGACGGCGCGCAGGGCCGCATCCCGCCGGACAAGGTGGAGAAGTACGACTGGGACAGCTGGTACACCCTCGTCCGGTCCCTCGCGCCGGACGCCGCGATCGCCGTGTCCGGACCGGACGTGCGCTGGGTCGGCAACGAGGGCGGGCTGGCGAGGGAGGACGAGTGGAGCGTCGTACCGGTGCGGGAGAAGGACTACGGCCGGACCGACTACGCCCTCAACTACGACGCCCCCGACATGGGCAGTCGCGCCGCCTTGGTGAAGGCCCAGCCCGTCGCCGACTTCCTCCAGTGGTGGCCGGCCGAGTGCGACGTGTCCATCCGGGACGGCTGGTTCTACCACCCCGACCAACAGCCCAAGAGTGTCGAGCAGTTGACGGACATCTACTTCCGGTCCGTGGGCCGCAATTCGGTGCTGCTGCTCAACATCCCGCCGGATACGGACGGTCTGCTGCCGGCGGTGGACGTGGTGCGGCTGCGGGAGTTCCGTGAACGGGTGGACCGGGAGCTGCCGGAGGACCTGGCCCGTGGGGGCCGGACCACCGCCTCCCCGGGCCGCGTCACCGTCGACCTCGGCAGGGAGCGGGAGGTGGACCGGATCCGGCTGGCGGAGGACATCCGGTACGGGCAGCAGGTGGAGAGCTTCGTCGTCGAGGCGCAGCGCGACGGCGCCTGGACGGAGGTGATCGGGGCCGGGACGATCGGCGCGAGCCGCATCCTGCTGTTGGCGGTTCCGGTGCGGGCCCGGCGGTGGCGGGTGCGGGTGACCGGTTCACGGGCCGAGGCCCGGCTCGTGGAGTTCGGGCTGTACCGGTCGCGGGTCTGA
- a CDS encoding serine hydrolase domain-containing protein — MADIQGSYDDLFTAVPNALADMLDAGDAGGSVAVFVDGEPVVDVWGGFADADRTIPWERDTIVNVWSVTKTMTALCALILADRGELDLAAPVCRYWPEFGAAGKEKVLVRHLLAHTAGLPDWDGPVEELYDWPSVTARLAARAPRWEPGTAAGYHSLTQGFLVGEVVRRVTGRDVGEFLAHEVTGPLGADFHIGLSAEHDRRVARAIPPTGQDEDYAASAPGNPAGSEAGNAVRLWDGNSLAWRRAQIPAASGFGNARSVALVQSLLACGGEVRGARLLSRAGCDRAREEQFDGDDRVLGMPMRWGLGYGLFGSTYGWGGWGGSLVMIEPDSRMVVAYVTQQMREPAEDTRGMEIVTAAYEGLQGLQGVRG, encoded by the coding sequence ATGGCCGACATCCAGGGCTCCTACGACGACCTGTTCACCGCCGTGCCGAACGCGCTGGCCGACATGCTGGACGCCGGGGACGCGGGCGGCTCCGTCGCCGTCTTCGTGGACGGCGAGCCGGTGGTGGACGTGTGGGGCGGGTTCGCGGACGCGGACCGCACGATCCCGTGGGAGCGCGACACGATCGTCAACGTCTGGTCCGTCACCAAGACGATGACGGCGCTGTGCGCACTGATCCTCGCCGACCGGGGCGAGCTCGATCTCGCCGCGCCGGTCTGCCGCTACTGGCCAGAGTTCGGCGCGGCGGGCAAGGAGAAGGTGCTGGTACGCCATCTGCTCGCGCACACCGCCGGCCTGCCCGACTGGGACGGGCCGGTCGAGGAGCTGTACGACTGGCCCTCCGTCACGGCACGGCTCGCGGCGCGCGCTCCTCGGTGGGAGCCGGGCACGGCGGCCGGTTACCACTCGCTCACTCAGGGATTCCTGGTGGGCGAGGTCGTACGCCGTGTCACCGGCCGCGACGTGGGCGAGTTCCTGGCCCATGAGGTGACCGGGCCGCTGGGCGCGGACTTCCACATCGGGCTGTCCGCCGAGCACGACCGTCGGGTCGCCCGCGCGATCCCGCCGACGGGGCAGGACGAGGACTACGCGGCGAGTGCGCCCGGCAATCCGGCCGGCTCGGAGGCGGGGAACGCGGTGCGCCTCTGGGACGGGAACAGCCTGGCCTGGCGCCGCGCGCAGATCCCCGCGGCGAGTGGATTCGGCAATGCCCGCTCGGTGGCCCTCGTGCAGTCCCTGCTCGCCTGCGGGGGAGAGGTGCGCGGGGCGCGGCTGCTGTCCCGGGCCGGCTGCGACCGCGCGCGGGAGGAACAGTTCGACGGTGACGACCGCGTCCTGGGCATGCCGATGCGGTGGGGCCTGGGGTACGGCCTGTTCGGCAGCACGTACGGCTGGGGCGGCTGGGGCGGTTCCCTGGTGATGATCGAGCCCGACAGCCGGATGGTGGTGGCATACGTGACGCAGCAGATGCGCGAACCCGCCGAGGACACGCGGGGGATGGAGATCGTGACTGCCGCCTACGAAGGGCTGCAAGGGCTGCAAGGGGTGCGCGGCTAG